The following are from one region of the Paenibacillus sabinae T27 genome:
- a CDS encoding polysaccharide deacetylase family protein — protein sequence MFHIRFAKWIALGLICIFISCVLGCSPVSDNHQTKTTAAELPKSEAVNNKACPVTSTASSSPACAAGKTESAPAGSILSEDRKSAAVPAAAPMSLGQLIRKYPDVIKTNGPRIKTIALTFDDVPDPRFTPQILDILRRYRVKATFFIVGNRAAKHPFLVKRIVREGHSVGNHSYNHPQFSKLGIQKFRSQIIRTENIINRIAGFRPRLIRPPYGDINEQQLKWAEVHGYKLVNWNVDSQDWKGLSKEQVKRNILSHAGRGSIILQHGGGGVGSNLRGTIEALPEIIQALRLKGYTFVTVPEMLKVPEKK from the coding sequence ATGTTTCATATCCGTTTTGCCAAATGGATTGCTTTGGGCCTCATTTGTATATTCATCAGCTGTGTTCTGGGCTGTTCACCTGTTTCAGATAACCATCAGACGAAGACAACTGCTGCGGAGCTTCCAAAAAGCGAAGCCGTTAACAACAAGGCTTGCCCGGTCACATCGACAGCAAGCTCTTCTCCTGCTTGCGCTGCTGGAAAAACAGAGAGCGCTCCGGCAGGGAGCATTCTCAGCGAAGACCGTAAGTCCGCCGCCGTACCCGCCGCCGCGCCGATGTCCCTCGGCCAGTTGATCCGAAAGTATCCCGATGTGATCAAGACGAACGGGCCAAGGATCAAAACGATCGCCCTTACGTTTGACGATGTCCCCGACCCGAGATTCACACCGCAAATTTTGGATATTCTCCGGAGATACCGGGTGAAAGCCACTTTTTTTATAGTAGGAAACCGGGCGGCGAAGCATCCCTTCCTCGTCAAACGCATCGTCAGAGAAGGCCACAGTGTCGGCAACCACTCCTACAACCATCCCCAATTCAGCAAGCTGGGCATCCAGAAGTTCAGATCCCAAATCATACGAACGGAAAATATTATTAACAGGATTGCGGGATTCCGCCCGAGGCTGATCCGTCCTCCCTATGGCGACATAAACGAACAGCAGCTGAAGTGGGCGGAGGTGCATGGATACAAACTGGTTAATTGGAACGTTGATTCACAGGACTGGAAAGGACTGTCCAAGGAACAGGTGAAGCGCAATATTTTGTCTCATGCCGGGAGAGGCTCCATCATTCTTCAGCATGGCGGGGGAGGCGTAGGCAGCAATTTGAGAGGCACCATCGAGGCGCTTCCCGAAATCATCCAGGCGCTGCGTCTAAAAGGATACACCTTTGTTACCGTTCCGGAGATGCTCAAGGTGCCGGAGAAGAAGTAG
- a CDS encoding 3D domain-containing protein encodes MKFRLSPFKSAAVILSLGALLVAAPAHAQTIHIAGDKTTFYTVAKKYGVGISELVKANPKVNPLNVFPGLRLVVPVKDNPAASAKLKALSPEQPALLAASSSPKTVEAWGKTFSYEKTLQVKATAYSSAASENGKWGAVDYFGNPLKLGTIAVDPDVIPLGTKVLVTGYSHPGLPKEAFVATASDKGSAIQGKRIDIFIPGSQSFVSEFGFQNVQLYVIK; translated from the coding sequence ATGAAATTCAGACTGTCACCGTTTAAGTCCGCCGCCGTCATTTTGAGCCTTGGAGCCCTGTTAGTGGCCGCGCCGGCGCATGCCCAAACCATTCACATTGCCGGAGATAAAACTACGTTCTATACAGTAGCCAAAAAATATGGCGTAGGGATCAGCGAATTAGTGAAAGCGAACCCTAAAGTGAACCCGCTTAATGTGTTTCCCGGCTTAAGGCTGGTTGTTCCTGTGAAGGACAACCCTGCCGCTTCTGCGAAGTTGAAGGCTTTGAGCCCGGAACAGCCGGCGCTGCTGGCTGCATCATCAAGCCCCAAGACGGTGGAAGCCTGGGGTAAAACGTTCAGCTATGAGAAAACGCTGCAGGTGAAAGCAACGGCCTATTCCTCGGCCGCAAGCGAGAACGGGAAATGGGGGGCTGTCGATTATTTTGGCAATCCGCTGAAGCTGGGCACCATTGCCGTCGATCCGGATGTCATTCCGCTTGGAACAAAGGTGCTGGTAACGGGATATTCCCATCCTGGACTTCCCAAAGAGGCATTTGTCGCAACCGCCTCCGATAAAGGGAGCGCGATTCAGGGCAAGCGGATCGACATTTTTATTCCCGGAAGCCAGAGCTTTGTCTCCGAATTCGGGTTTCAAAATGTGCAGTTGTACGTCATTAAGTAG
- the ppk1 gene encoding polyphosphate kinase 1, whose translation MNEEHKKNNHTNPSAYLNRDLSWIEFNRRVLQEAQDPDNPLLERAKFLGIVTSNLDEFISVRVAGIQDQIRAGYTKKDFTGYTPSGLHKRLYKRVGKIVYDQYRTFRDISRSLNKEGIILVDYEDLTHAQEAAVEEYYRDIIFPILTPMAVDQSRPFPLVHSLFIYLAVVLKKENADEDEFYFAILQIPSNLPRCIPLPHRANSKRRQFVYIEDVIRAHIGTLFSGYHPVAVNEFRLTRNSDLSIDEEGAEDLLEEIEKELRKRRRGVPARLEVQKGIHPYALEQLLAEFEIGHFVYEIDGPLDLGFLRQFSGSLKGYGYLNYPPIEPVYPAEFDETEDFFEVLRERDVLAYHPYESFESMIDFITQASEDDQVMAIKMTLYRVSGNSPLITALAHAAESGKQVTVVVELKARFDEERNIAWARKLEQAGCHVVYGLVGLKTHAKITLIVRQEGNELRRYVHIGTGNYNENTAKVYTDISLFTSRDDAGLDASELFNQITGYSSNHDWKSFVVAPGRMSHTLSKLIKRESEHAAAGRPARIIAKMNSLSNQQVIDELYEADQAGVSIDLIVRGVCCLRPGVPGLSERITVRSIVDRFLEHSRIYYFENGGDPEVYLSSADWMTRNLTRRVELMCPVKDKTAREQIVHILEVTLRDNVKSSFLQSNGNYERPNDEKAPYRSQFAAMNVENWKYTQASPSDPMHS comes from the coding sequence ATGAACGAAGAGCATAAGAAAAACAACCACACCAATCCATCCGCCTATCTGAACCGGGATCTCAGCTGGATCGAGTTTAACCGCCGCGTCCTTCAGGAGGCTCAGGATCCGGACAATCCTCTGCTCGAACGGGCTAAATTTCTTGGCATCGTCACAAGCAACCTGGATGAATTCATCAGTGTGCGGGTAGCGGGCATTCAGGATCAGATTCGCGCGGGCTATACGAAAAAAGATTTTACCGGTTACACGCCCTCCGGCCTTCATAAACGTCTTTACAAGCGCGTCGGAAAGATCGTCTACGATCAGTACCGCACCTTCAGGGACATCTCCCGGAGTCTGAACAAGGAAGGCATCATTCTGGTCGACTACGAGGATTTGACACATGCCCAGGAAGCCGCGGTGGAGGAGTATTACCGTGACATCATCTTCCCGATTCTGACGCCGATGGCGGTGGATCAGAGCCGTCCCTTCCCGCTTGTGCACAGTCTGTTCATTTACCTTGCGGTCGTTCTGAAGAAAGAAAATGCCGATGAGGACGAGTTCTATTTTGCCATTCTGCAAATCCCATCCAATCTGCCCCGCTGCATTCCGCTGCCGCACCGCGCCAACAGCAAACGCCGGCAGTTCGTTTATATCGAGGATGTCATTCGGGCCCACATCGGAACGCTGTTCAGCGGCTATCATCCGGTTGCGGTAAATGAGTTCCGCCTTACGCGCAACTCCGACCTTTCGATTGACGAAGAAGGCGCCGAGGATCTGCTCGAGGAGATTGAGAAAGAGCTGCGCAAACGCCGCCGGGGCGTGCCTGCAAGGCTGGAGGTCCAGAAGGGCATTCATCCGTATGCTCTGGAACAGCTGCTGGCCGAGTTTGAAATCGGGCATTTTGTGTACGAGATCGACGGACCGCTGGACCTTGGATTTTTGCGTCAGTTCTCCGGCAGCCTCAAGGGCTACGGCTACTTGAACTACCCGCCGATCGAACCGGTCTATCCAGCCGAATTCGATGAAACTGAGGATTTCTTCGAGGTGCTTCGGGAGCGCGACGTGCTTGCCTACCATCCTTATGAATCATTCGAATCCATGATCGATTTCATTACCCAGGCATCCGAGGACGATCAGGTTATGGCAATCAAGATGACGCTGTACCGGGTCAGCGGCAACTCACCGCTCATTACCGCACTCGCCCACGCCGCCGAATCGGGCAAGCAGGTGACTGTCGTAGTGGAGCTGAAGGCGAGGTTTGACGAAGAGCGCAATATTGCGTGGGCAAGGAAGCTGGAGCAGGCGGGATGCCATGTTGTGTATGGCCTGGTCGGTCTGAAAACGCATGCCAAAATCACGCTGATTGTCCGCCAGGAGGGCAACGAGCTGCGCCGTTATGTACATATCGGGACAGGGAACTATAACGAGAACACCGCCAAAGTCTATACCGATATCAGCCTGTTCACCTCGAGGGATGATGCGGGGCTGGACGCCTCCGAGCTGTTCAATCAGATCACGGGATATTCCTCCAACCATGACTGGAAATCCTTCGTCGTCGCTCCGGGCCGCATGAGCCATACGCTGAGTAAACTGATCAAGCGGGAGAGCGAGCATGCTGCCGCCGGACGTCCGGCGCGGATTATCGCCAAGATGAACTCCTTGTCCAACCAGCAGGTGATCGACGAGCTGTACGAAGCGGATCAAGCCGGCGTCTCCATTGATCTGATCGTCCGCGGGGTCTGCTGTCTTCGTCCCGGAGTGCCGGGCCTGAGCGAACGGATTACGGTCCGGAGCATCGTCGACCGCTTTCTGGAGCATTCCCGGATCTACTATTTTGAAAACGGCGGCGATCCCGAAGTTTATCTGTCCAGCGCGGACTGGATGACCCGCAACCTGACCCGCCGGGTGGAATTAATGTGTCCGGTCAAGGACAAAACGGCCCGTGAGCAAATCGTGCACATTTTGGAAGTGACGCTTCGGGATAACGTGAAATCGAGCTTCCTTCAGTCCAACGGCAATTATGAACGGCCGAACGACGAAAAGGCTCCTTACCGGAGCCAGTTCGCCGCTATGAATGTTGAGAATTGGAAGTATACTCAAGCTTCACCTTCAGACCCCATGCATTCCTGA